Proteins co-encoded in one Stomoxys calcitrans chromosome 5, idStoCalc2.1, whole genome shotgun sequence genomic window:
- the LOC106081065 gene encoding Golgi-specific brefeldin A-resistance guanine nucleotide exchange factor 1 isoform X2, with product MSLPGNGIFVVRGEMSTLMTAMRRGSRWNASAYVDEEKDGLMKLFMDLKQVLNRIEDLRLIDPNVFLAPFLEVIRTEETTGAVTSLALSAINKFLSYGLIDPTCANLAVTVENIVDAVTHARFMGTDQSSDGVTLFRVVEVLHSLMRSPEGSVLTNESVCEVMLSCFKICFEPRLNELLRRSAEQALKDMVLLLFMRLPQFADDRSESGLLKKFQMMAASMDKDKKQRKRAVKTATMGQENLHRSQSLSKVTGDELRKISTHSAPGEDGQNLATPATINHLKAPPLATTPATPAGNIVDLQGKITQTPTSTTTVAEGETGDSTIATENTEQNAPAISIEPASPAENQNNAGEDHMDGRPQSPQSQGGSSEYINSVGVRFTQQNSVDGSEGMAPLVPYGLPCIQELFRFLILLCNPMDKQNTDTMMHMGLSLLTVAFEVGADNIGKYDSLLQLVKDDLCRNLFALMNSERLTIFAADLQVCFLMFESLRGHLKFQLESYLKKLSEIIASDNPKTPYEMRELALDNLLQLWRIPGFVTELYINYDCDLYCSDLFESITNLLSKYTLSATNAIYNTHILAMDTLISVVDSIEGNCVAAKNVSGGNDGHFNGPNTQTPPSHRHSRHNSGLEGIVIDDGTNATEEREYVENISKFINTSSRLRLLSGDTAAKKAITGDYLKEVKNKKRLLSQGTELFNQRPDKGIQFLQDNGILNVQLDPMEVALFLRENPGLDKKMIGEYISKKKNVDSKILMNFVESFDFVGLRVDQALRLYLETFRLPGEAPLIFLVLEHFAEHWHKQNGEPFANTDAAFSLAYSIIMLNMDQHNSNAKRLNIPMTQEDFLKNLRGLNGGIDYDQDLLATIFNAIKNDEIVMPAEQTGLVRENYLWKVLLRRGAGSDGAFTYVHDSTYDMEIFNVIWGPSLSSLSFMFDKSSENGYQKTLTGFTKCAAISGFYGLHEDFDALILTLCKFTSILSSAQQETTHPAPNEIVQAVNFGLNPKAQAAMRTVFALVHDYGDCLRDGWRHILDLYLQLFRLKLLPKSLMEVEDFCEPSGKAQLILEKPSQKQESGIFSSLYSYLSSEGQREPSYEEQEFIKIGKKCIKECQLDQMIQESKFVQLESLQELLKQVLSSLKAPGAHKSIGMPYGEDVVVFWMEFLVKIVIYNRDRMIPLWPAVRDQMYLLLMGGSSCGYDYLLNRCIVAMLKLAIYLMRNEELCPIVLKSLKMLLMLKPAVLLRISKQISIGMYELLKTSAQNIHSEQDWQIVFTILECVGAGAEPPEYDDASLPVPNGLAAKSDGALSSEDDSGLPDRGYISDSELSGKQAVPKQGQTQNSNTSSPFPSSPTAENWILVNKDTDLAASRPQSPPDSLGPPVLSNLVYNCKLLDHMPFALFKCWDSLAFIVRNVAHITPYNFESCVRCIRTFVEACRDGGIRQRRRIEAALAAAGNQKKKPNNRRNDRSNERNKHGEGGSSGIDVGMEGESVDESDLAQRYETLSIQLLDLMYTLYTRTAQIFRWWAEEGCAVPQCSALWAQGWCPLLQGIARLAMDRRREVRTYAISCLQQRALLVHDLQTLSGTEWASCFQQVLFPLLNELLPESPAVAHLDQVLLEESRIRTATIMSKVFLHHLTPLIELGNAFNDLWIQILDYIEKFMKVGSDMLSEQMQEILKNMLLVMHSVRVFHNNDGSLRMDLWELTWKRIGEFLPNLKDELFRDEGNFANALALYMQMNQFQETFFEQ from the exons ATGTCATTGCCGGGAAATGGCATATTTGTGGTCCGTGGCGAAATGTCCACTTTAATGACCGCCATGCGCAGGGGTTCCCGTTGGAATGCCTCAGCATACGTG GATGAGGAGAAAGATGGCTTAATGAAATTGTTTATGGATCTAAAACAAGTTCTGAATCGCATTGAAGATCTGCGCCTTATTGATCCAAATGTCTTTTTGGCTCCCTTTCTGGAGGTCATACGCACCGAAGAGACTACAGGAGCAGTGACCAGTTTGGCCTTGTCAGccataaataaatttctttcttATGGATTAATAG ATCCCACCTGTGCCAATTTGGCTGTGACCGTAGAAAACATTGTCGATGCAGTAACCCATGCTCGTTTCATGGGCACTGACCAGTCCTCGGATGGTGTCACCTTGTTTAGGGTTGTGGAAGTATTGCACTCCTTGATGCGCAGCCCTGAGGGCTCAGTGCTCACCAATGAGTCGGTGTGCGAGGTTATGTTGAGCTGCTTTAAAATATGCTTTGAACCTCGTCTCAATGAGCTGCTGCGCCGATCTGCCGAACAAGCTTTGAAAGATATGGTGCTGCTGTTGTTTATGCGTCTGCCACAATTTGCCGATGACCGCAGTGAATCGGGTctgttaaaaaaattccaaatgatGGCGGCATCTATGGACAAGGATAAAAAACAACGAAAGCGTGCGGTGAAAACTGCCACCATGGGCCAGGAGAATCTGCATCGTAGTCAAAGTTTGTCTAAGGTAACGGGAGATGAACTACGAAAGATATCTACTCATTCCGCACCAGGTGAAGATGGGCAAAACCTGGCTACACCCGCTACCATAAATCATTTAAAGGCACCGCCGTTGGCCACTACTCCAGCCACACCGGCTGGTAATATTGTGGATTTACAAGGAAAGATAACACAGACCCCTACGTCGACTACAACAGTAGCAGAGGGGGAGACAGGCGATAGCACTATAGCAACAGAAAATACAGAGCAAAATGCTCCAGCCATTTCCATTGAACCAGCTTCTCCTGCAGAAAATCAAAACAATGCAGGTGAAGACCATATGGATGGCAGGCCCCAATCTCCTCAGTCGCAGGGTGGTAGCAGTGAGTACATCAATTCTGTGGGTGTTCGGTTCACTCAACAAAATTCAGTTGATGGCTCCGAGGGCATGGCTCCGCTGGTTCCTTATGGCTTGCCTTGCATACAAGAATTGTTTCGCTTTTTAATACTTTTATGCAATCCAATGGATAAACAAAACACCGACACCATGATGCATATGGGTCTGAGCCTGCTTACGGTGGCTTTTGAAGTGGGCGCCGATAATATAGGAAAATATGATTCCTTGTTGCAGCTGGTCAAGGATGATTTATGCCGCAATTTGTTTGCC CTCATGAATTCCGAACGCTTGACCATTTTTGCGGCCGATTTGCAAGTTTGCTTTCTTATGTTTGAATCGCTGAGGGGTCACTTGAAATTCCAGCTGGAAAGCTACCTCAAGAAATTGTCAGAAATCATAGCCAGTGAcaatcccaaaaccccctaTGAAATGCGTGAGCTGGCATTGGATAATCTGCTGCAGCTTTGGCGTATACCCGGTTTTGTGACAGAGCTTTACATAAACTACGACTGCGATTTGTATTGCAGTGATTTGTTCGAAAGCATTACAAATCTCCTATCGAAATATACACTCTCGGCCACCAATGCCATTTATAATACCCACATTTTAGCTATGGACACATTGATATCAGTGGTTGACAGCATTGAGGGTAATTGTGTGGCTGCCAAGAATGTGAGCGGTGGCAACGATGGACATTTCAATGGACCAAATACCCAAACTCCTCCATCCCACAGACATTCACGTCACAACTCAGGTTTGGAAGGCATAGTCATTGATGATGGCACCAATGCAACGGAGGAGAGAGAGTATGTAGAGAATATATCGAAATTTATAAACACATCCTCAAGGCTGCGCCTATTGTCTGGTGATACGGCTGCAAAGAAAGCCATAACAGGCGATTATTTGAAAGAGGTGAAAAACAAGAAACGTTTGCTAAGCCAGGGCACCGAGCTTTTCAATCAACGGCCCGACAAGGGTATACAATTCCTGCAGGATAACGGTATTTTGAATGTGCAACTTGATCCCATGGAAGTTGCCTTATTTTTGCGTGAAAATCCTGGCTTGGATAAGAAAATGATTGGCGAATACATATCGAAGAAAAAGAATGTGGACTCTAAAATACTAATGAATTTTGTGGAGTCTTTTGATTTTGTGGGATTGCGTGTTGATCAGGCTCTACGTTTGTATTTGGAGACATTCCGTTTGCCCGGCGAGGCTCCATTGATTTTTTTGGTATTGGAACATTTTGCAGAGCATTGGCAT AAACAAAATGGCGAGCCTTTTGCCAATACAGATGCCGCCTTTAGTTTGGCCTATTCCATTATTATGTTGAATATGGACCAACATAACTCCAATGCCAAGCGTCTCAATATTCCCATGACCCAAGAAGATTTCCTTAAGAATCTTAGGGGTCTCAATGGGGGTATAGATTATGatcaggatttgttggccaccATCTTTAATGCCATAAA AAATGATGAAATAGTCATGCCTGCCGAACAAACCGGTTTGGTGCGTGAAAATTACCTATGGAAAGTTTTACTAAGACGTGGTGCTGGTTCGGATGGAGCCTTTACCTATGTACACGACTCCACTTATGACATGGAAATATTTAATGTTATATGGGGTCCTTCCCTAAGCTCTCTAAGCTTTATGTTCGATAAGAGCAGTGAAAATGGTTATCAAAAGACATTGACAG GTTTTACCAAATGTGCAGCTATCTCtggattttatgggctacaCGAGGATTTCGATGCTTTGATTCTAACCCTATGCAAATTCACCAGCATCTTAAGTTCGGCCCAACAAGAGACCACACACCCTGCACCCAATGAAATTGTGCAAGCTGTCAACTTTGGGCTTAATCCCAAGGCTCAAGCTGCTATGCGAACTGTCTTTGCTTTGGTCCATGATTATGGTGACTGTTTGAGAGATGGCTGGCGACATATACTGGATTTGTATTTGCAACTTTTCCGTTTGAAGTTGCTGCCAAAATCTCTCATGGAAGTCGAAGATTTCTGTGAGCCCTCGGGCAAAGCCCAACTGATATTGGAAAAACCTAGCCAGAAGCAAGAATCCGGCATATTTTCCAGTCTATATTCGTATCTGTCCTCAGAGGGCCAACGTGAGCCCTCCTACGAAGAGCAGGAATTTATAAAGATTggcaaaaaatgtataaaagaaTGCCAACTAGATCAGATGATCCAAGAATCGAAATTTGTTCAATTAGAGTCCTTGCAAGAACTGTTGAAACAGGTTTTGAGTTCCCTAAAAGCTCCCGGTGCTCACAAATCAATTGGCATGCCTTATGGCGAAGATGTTGTGGTCTTTTGGATGGAATTTCTGGTGAAAATTGTTATTTACAATCGCGATCGCATGATTCCCCTTTGGCCAGCTGTTCGTGATCAAATGTACCTGTTGCTGATGGGAGGTTCCTCTTGTGGCTATGATTATCTACTGAATCGTTGTATAGTTGCCATGCTTAAGTTGGCCATTTATCTAATGCGCAATGAGGAATTGTGTCCCATTGTTTTGAAATCATTGAAAATGTTGTTGATGCTAAAGCCTGCGGTACTTTTGAGAATATCCAAACAAATTTCCATAGGCATGTATGAACTTCTCAAAACCTCAGCTCAAAATATACACTCTGAGCAGGATTGGCAAATTGTCTTCACCATACTGGAGTGTGTGGGAGCAGGTGCAGAGCCTCCAGAATACGATGATGCCTCGTTGCCAGTGCCAAATGGATTGGCTGCAAAATCAGATGGAGCTTTAAGCAGTGAAGATGATTCTGGTCTACCGGATAGGggttatatatcagattcggaaTTGAGTGGCAAACAGGCGGTGCCAAAACAAGGACAAACACAGAATTCTAATACAAgcagtccatttccctctagtcCTACGGCTGAGAATTGGATTTTGGTTAATAAGGATACGGATTTGGCAGCCTCAAG ACCACAATCTCCTCCGGATTCACTTGGTCCCCCAGTGTTATCGAACTTAGTGTATAATTGTAAACTCTTGGATCACATGCCATTTGCATTATTCAAATGTTGGGACTCTTTGGCTTTCATTGTGCGTAATGTGGCCCACATAACACCCTATAACTTTGAAAGTTGTGTAAGATGCATACGCACATTTGTGGAGGCATGTCGAGATGGTGGAATACGTCAACGTCGTAGAATTGAAGCAGCACTGGCTGCCGCTGGcaatcaaaagaaaaaacctAATAATAGACGTAATGATCGTTCTAATGAGCGCAACAAACATGGTGAAGGTGGTAGTTCTGGCATCGATGTGGGCATGGAAGGTGAGAGCGTTGATGAATCCGATCTGGCGCAACGCTATGAAACGCTATCCATTCAACTGCTGGATCTTATGTACACCCTATACACACGAACAGCTCAGATTTTCCGTTGGTGGGCCGAAGAGGGCTGTGCAGTTCCTCAATGCTCGGCTTTGTGGGCACAAGGTTGGTGTCCTTTGCTGCAGGGTATTGCCCGTTTGGCCATGGATCGAAGACGTGAAGTAAGAACCTATGCCATCTCTTGCTTACAACAGCGTGCTCTGTTGGTACATGATCTGCAAACACTATCTGGTACGGAATGGGCATCATGCTTCCAACAGGTTCTTTTCCCACTGCTCAATGAATTATTGCCAGAGAGTCCGGCTGTGGCACACTTGGATCAAGTTCTGTTGGAAGAGTCGAGAATACGCACGGCGACTATAATGTCCAAAGTGTTTTTACATCATCTAACACCACTCATTGAATTGGGCAATGCCTTCAATGATCTTTGGATACAAATTTTGGATTATATTGAGAAGTTTATGAAAGTTGGTTCGGATATGTTGTCCGAACAAATGCAAGAGATTCTCAAGAATATGTTGTTGGTAATGCATTCGGTGCGTGTTTTCCACAACAACGATGGTTCACTGCGCATGGACTTATGGGAACTCACTTGGAAGCGCATAGGAGAATTTTTGCCCAATCTTAAGGATGAACTATTTCGCGATGAAG gaaattttgccaatgctCTTGCATTGTATATGCAAATGAACCAGTTTCAAGAGACATTTTTTGAACAATAA